A genomic stretch from Penicillium digitatum chromosome 4, complete sequence includes:
- a CDS encoding Major facilitator superfamily domain, general substrate transporter: MPWVSYELRRTVENLSNKMELEQSYAYHSSKIPLKNSAALAGMAAGPLLFAPMSHMLGRSPSAYVISRLFVGFFGAVPTMLGPCIMPGLFFLNQRGRAFTALHMASLLGKVAGPTVSNFVSAHSFFPVEFWKLNSIVNAGCLTDYLKRDVMLRLKSELPPSRSECTL; this comes from the exons ATGCCATGG GTCAGCTATGAACTGCGAAGAA CCGTG GAAAACCTATCCAACAAGATGGAGTTGGAGCAGTCCTATGCG TATCATTCATCTAAAATTCCCCTCAAGAACTCAGCCGCCCTAGCGGGCATGGCAGCGGGTCCGCTCCTCTTCGCCCCAATGTCTCATATGCTCGGTCGCAGCCCG AGCGCATACGTGATCTCCCGGCTCTTTGTCGGTTTCTTCGGTGCCGTTCCTACAATGCTTGGCCCTTGCATCATGCCTGGTCTGTTCTTCTTGAATCAGCGTGGCCGTGCTTTTACTGCTCTACATATGGCATCTTTGCTTGGAAAGGTTGCCGGTCCGACGGTCTCAAATTTCGTTTCTGCGCACTCGTTTTTCCCTGTTGAGTTCTG GAAACTGAATTCGATCGTGAATG cgGGTTGTCTTACCGACTACCTGAAAAGAGACGTTATGCTAAG GCTAAAATCGGAATTACCCCCTTCCAGATCGGAATGCACCCTGTGA
- a CDS encoding Major facilitator superfamily domain, general substrate transporter encodes MESRPDLESQKPTPQIDSFHDSESEDEQALKPQSSNAYGIPIWRKCLILFVVSWMTLAVTFSSTSLLPATPEIATEFSTTSEILNITNAGVLIAMGFSSFIWGPITNLFGRRNAYNTAILVLCACSAGTAAAINLRMFIAMRILGGFTGTFFMVAGQTILADIFEPTVRGTAIGCFMVGSVSGPAIGPCIGGIVVTFAQWRIIYWLQFTMTLLGLLWSLLFVPSIQEKNRDSNEPLKLCTLIGMFNPMHIFRQFVYPNIFLACLTCGLLSTFQYALLTSARSIFNPRFNLTSPLVSGLFYLSPGIGFLIGSVVGGKLSDHTAKKWIINRNGVRLPQDRLNSGIATLLGVLPVATLIYCWTLQEEVGGMVVPIIAAFFAGVGLLGAFNGLNTYSAEVMPHVRSEVISANTIGVGWTFTICVFFAITGGFLVLAITKWGIDMQRWSERKFSLDVKS; translated from the exons ATGGAATCCAGACCAGATCTCGAGTCCCAAAAGCCCACTCCGCAGATCGATTCTTTTCACGACTCAGAATCAGAAGATGAACAGGCCCTGAAACCCCAATCCTCAAACGCCTATGGCATTCCAATATGGCGCAAATGCCTCATCCTCTTTGTTGTTAGCTGGATGACCCTGGCTGTAACATTCTCCAGTACTTCACTACTACCCGCAACCCCAGAGATCGCTACCGAGTTTTCTACTACATCGGAAATTCTCAATATCACTAATGCCGGTGTACTTATTGCCATGGGCTTCTCGTCGTTTATTTGGGGTCCCATTACAAACCTATTCGGGCGTCGCAATGCCTATAATACAGCTATCCTTGTGCTTTGTGCATGCTCGGCCGGTACCGCCGCGGCGATCAATTTACGCATGTTTATTGCAATGCGCATTTTGGGGGGCTTTACAGGTACCTTCTTCATGGTCGCTGGGCAAACTAttcttgcggatatctttGAACCG ACTGTACGTGGAACGGCTATCGGTTGCTTTATGGTTGGATCTGTCAGTGGGCCTGCAATTG GACCCTGCATAGGTGGCATAGTCGTCACATTTGCTCAATGGCGCATTATCTACTGGCTGCAATTCACGATGACTTTACTCGGCCTCTTGTGGTCTCTTCTTTTTGTACCAAGTATCCAAGAAAAGAACCGGGACTCCAACGAACCTCTAAAGCTTTGCACTCTGATAGGCATGTTCAATCCCATGCACATCTTCCGTCAATTTGTGTATCCCAATATTTTTCTTGCA TGTCTCACGTGTGGCCTCCTTTCTACATTCCAATACGCACTTCTCACATCAGCCCGCTCAATCTTCAATCCCCGTTTCAACTTGACGTCTCCTCTCGTCAGCGGCCTATTCTACCTCTCCCCTGGAATAGGCTTTCTGATCGGTAGTGTCGTTGGCGGCAAGTTGTCCGACCATACGGCGAAGAAATGGATTATCAACCGAAACGGGGTGCGCCTGCCTCAAGACCGTCTAAACAGTGGTATCGCCACTCTTTTGGGAGTTCTCCCAGTTGCAACCTTGATTTATTGCTGGACTTTGCAGGAAGAAGTGGGTGGGATGGTTGTTCCAATTATCGCGGCTTTCTTTGCGGGCGTAGGGCTTCTGGGTGCTTTCAACGGGTTGAATACCTATTCGGCTG AGGTTATGCCACATGTTCGTTCGGAGGTCATCAGCGCAAA TACTATCGGGGTGGGATGGACATTTACAATCT GTGTTTTCTTCGCTATAACAGGTGGCTTCCTTGTGCTTGCCATCACCAAATGGGGGATTGATATGCAGCGATGGTCTGAAAGGAAGTTTAGCCTCGATGTGAAGTCTTGA
- a CDS encoding Zn(2)-C6 fungal-type DNA-binding domain: MARKRSALTKEQEQESRESQRRKFVACQRCHSHKIKCSGDRPCSKCRTVGLAEECAYTIRDRQVKVSENYLDQILAENQRLKERSTTSAQVAETDPSQRPLSRTVDAPDGTGIQNPLIGDRAWFYRYDPSSPPIYIGEAACSAFATRFRRFLSGNYAMPHIPRTQYEHEETIAAANEADIQWPSLHHARLLVRIAIHQIGHLYHLMMRKSTLDKLEEIYQTQDFDCPANKCKFFALFAFGQAYSIRSEPNSGSRVPGTSYFARSMGLVQILPERTSVAHLETLLLLSLFSYYLNRRHSAYVLIGNAMRMGLTIGLNHNILESQVIDPVERQHRIQIWWTIYIFDRMWGSKMGLPMQILDEDIHVDMPSTISPRWRHEEELSDSEYMTANIKLARIVGETITKLYSRRKYQETFLQRVQKLLKALKHWVETLPESLKLNMEDLESSKKPVVSLHLAFNQCVILTTRPTLLHLLMTLSKKTTSRPNTANNTSGTGTESESQEVSVSQPVLTLSEACIHAARHSHSMILTRWINGSMPTFGYFHAHYLFSSALILAMSSFVPIGNPTDMTGFDSALDLLRSMTENGNLAAAEFYHNLEQVKWQYPFWRWCARFIRAIAGLSSSYYSFFEHLAPEPTHIGISIYAPSAFDTHHT, from the exons ATGGCTCGAAAAAGAAGTGCTCTTACAAAAGAGCAAGAGCAGGAAAGTCGGGAGTCCCAAAGACGAAAATTTGTCGC CTGTCAAAGATGCCACTCGCATAAAATCAAATGTTCTGGAGATCGACCGTGTAGCAAATGCCGCACGGTAGGGCTTGCTGAGGAATGCGCCTATACTATTCGGGATCGCCAGGTGAAAGTTAGCGAGAA CTATTTAGATCAGATTCTCGCGGAGAATCAGCGGCTCAAGGAACGGTCAACCACCTCGGCTCAAGTTGCCGAGACCGACCCGTCACAGAG ACCCCTTTCCAGAACAGTAGATGCCCCGGATGGAACAGGTATTCAAAATCCATTGATCGGAGATCGAGCCTGGTTCTACCGGTATGATCCCTCTTCGCCACCCATCTACATCGGCGAGGCGGCATGTTCAGCGTTCGCAACACGGTTTCGGCGTTTCTTGTCGGGAAATTATGCAATGCCACATATTCCCCGAACACAGTATGAGCACGAAGAGACGATCGCCGCAGCGAACGAAGCCGATATCCAGTGGCCGAGTCTCCACCATGCTCGGCTGTTAGTTCGGATAGCTATCCACCAGATAGGACATCTGTACCATCTCATGATGCGCAAGTCGACTTTGGATAAACTGGAAGAGATCTATCAGACACAGGACTTTGACTGCCCCGCAAACAAGTGTAAATTCTTTGCCCTGTTCGCCTTTGGCCAGGCGTATTCAATCCGATCTGAGCCCAATTCTGGCTCCAGAGTACCAGGCACGTCTTACTTTGCTCGATCCATGGGCTTGGTCCAGATCTTACCGGAGAGAACCAGTGTGGCGCACTTGGAAACCCTGCTATTATTG TCTCTTTTTTCATACTATCTCAACCGGCGTCATTCCGCCTACGTGTTGATCGGCAACGCCATGCGGATGGGGTTGACCATCGGCTTGAACCACAATATCCTAGAATCACAGGTCATCGACCCAGTAGAACGCCAACACCGCATCCAAATATGGTGGACAATCTACATCTTTGACCGGATGTGGGGTTCTAAAATGGGTCTCCCAATGCAAATCCTCGATGAAGATATCCACGTCGACATGCCGTCAACCATCTCCCCCCGCTGGCGTCATGAAGAAGAACTCTCCGACTCAGAATATATGACCGCCAACATCAAGCTGGCACGCATAGTCGGCGAGACAATCACCAAACTGTACAGCCGTCGAAAGTACCAGGAGACCTTCCTCCAACGCGTCCAAAAACTCCTCAAGGCTTTGAAACACTGGGTAGAAACTCTCCCCGAATCCCTCAAACTGAACATGGAAGACCTGGAATCGAGCAAGAAACCCGTTGTCTCCCTCCACTTGGCTTTCAATCAATGTGTGATCCTAACCACGCGCCCAACGCTACTGCATCTCCTTATGACACTAAgcaaaaaaacaacatcccGCCCCAATACCGCCAATAATACCAGTGGGACCGGGACTGAAAGCGAGAGCCAAGAGGTATCCGTTTCCCAGCCCGTCCTTACCCTAAGCGAAGCATGCATCCACGCAGCGCGGCACTCCCATTCCATGATCTTGACACGGTGGATCAACGGGTCCATGCCGACGTTCGGCTATTTCCACGCTCACTACCTCTTTTCCTCGGCGTTGATCTTGGCAATGTCCAGCTTTGTTCCGATCGGTAATCCAACTGACATGACAGGATTCGACTCCGCGCTGGATCTGCTGCGCTCCATGACCGAGAATGGGAATTTGGCGGCAGCGGAATTCTATCACAACCTCGAGCAGGTGAAG TGGCAATATCCTTTCTGGCGCTGGTGCGCTCGCTTTATCCGGGCCATCGCCGGGCTTAGTAGCAGCTACTACTCCTTTTTTGAACACCTTGCCCCTGAACCCACCCACATCGGTATCAGCATCTATGCCCCTAGCGCCTTTGATACCCACCACACATGA
- a CDS encoding Fungal transcriptional regulatory protein, N-terminal: MPRYPQPSPFEFNPETVHPHDSRDIRDYPSFNGDRVNAKVAIPRNAQSSGWASSGRVSRACENCREQKAKCSGHRPACHRCLDASVLCSYGDRKREKMVKRLNDLTTQVETFDALFRGLYPKLDASLAQQVDQTLRELNARTPLTKGIPPTPIPALFTNPPDHINPSVISSSADASPISTPSGVVDYTEEDFDRDEKVQATGFVGEHSEMAWLYRLKRDLDYHSSNGIKETHERPSISSVNYFQDDSEILFLEDIDLARRPPQQIANRLVDTYFHVVHPTFPIIGKAIFLNQYRSFYANPNVRPGKRWIIVLNLVFAIAARHSFLVDQPQPNCDDHQTYFARAWKLDVGSVLLHHPDLQQAQVEGLAAFYLLSVGQVNRSWRIIGIAIRSAVTMGLNIRVESESITHLSKELRYRVWWALFMLGIVLCEMTGRPPGTGDIFCSTPFPLPFAEETFWDKRVVQMITEQRTRNAYFSPLIFDTTPAVQKESKTLGTPEQYESGKGKQKERAIQVGPENMTPNSSLYFLYAVDLAHLSREAINTLYAPKARRQSWHDIEIAVCTLNNHADNWFSRLPIQFDFTKLDTNQQFPRQRTSLAFRFYATKLIILQPCIRCSFQPSEASSPGTVCDQMASLCVQMAGQMLDLLPEEPDFTWLYGVAPWWCILHNIIQSTTILLTELLTRTHTGTAKAVDISKKINKATRWLKDISTKDLSSQRAWLVCMDLLSRHGSKFGICENTEL; this comes from the exons ATGCCTAGATACCCGCAACCATCTCCCTTCGAGTTCAATCCCGAAACTGTTCACCCCCACGATAGCCGTGATATCCGTGATTATCCTTCATTCAACGGCGACCGCGTGAATGCGAAGGTGGCTATCCCCCGGAATGCACAATCTAGTGGTTGGGCTAGCAGTGGTCGAGTCAGTCGAGCCTGTGAAAATTGCCGTGAACAAAAGGCCAAATGTAGTGGCCATCGCCCAGCCTGTCATCGGTGTCTGGATGCCAGCGTCCTGTGCTCGTATGGCGATCGGAAAAGGGAGAAGATGGTGAA GCGGCTGAATGATCTCACCACCCAGGTTGAAACATTTGACGCTTTGTTTCGCGGCCTTTATCCCAAGCTCGATGCCTCTTTGGCCCAACAGGTCGATCAAACGCTGAGGGAGCTCAATGCACGTACTCCGCTCACCAAAGGCATTCCCCCAACTCCTATCCCTGCTTTATTCACCAACCCCCCAGACCACATCAACCCATCAGTAATCTCGTCCAGTGCAGATGCTAGTCCTATATCTACTCCCTCGGGGGTGGTAGACTACACCGAAGAGGATTTTGATCGTGATGAGAAAGTACAGGCGACAGGATTTGTGGGTGAACATTCGGAGATGGCATGGTTGTACAGACTCAAACGCGACCTTGATTATCACAGTTCGAATGGAATCAAAGAGACCCACGAACGCCCTTCAATCTCCTCTGTGAACTACTTCCAAGATGACTCGGAAATCTTGTTTCTGGAAGACATCGACCTCGCACGCCGGCCTCCACAGCAAATTGCTAACAGGCTCGTTGACACCTACTTTCACGTCGTTCACCCTACTTTTCCGATTATTGGAAAGGCAATATTTCTGAACCAGTACCGATCCTTCTATGCGAATCCGAACGTGCGACCTGGGAAACGATGGATTATAGTGCTAAACCTAGTGTTTGCCATTGCGGCCAGACATTCCTTCCTCGTCGATCAGCCCCAACCAAACTGCGACGACCATCAGACTTATTTTGCACGGGCGTGGAAACTGGATGTAGGTAGTGTGTTGTTACATCATCCCGACTTACAGCAGGCACAGGTGGAGGGCTTGGCTGCTTTTTACCTCCTGTCGGTTGGCCAAGTGAACAG GTCATGGAGAATAATTGGGATTGCAATTCGATCGGCGGTAACCATGGGTCTAAACATTCGAGTCGAGAGTGAGAGCATCACCCACTTATCAAAAGAACTTCGCTATCGCGTCTGGTGGGCACTATTTATGTTGGGTATTGTGCTTTGTGAGATGACAGGCCGTCCACCTGGCACGGGGGACATATTTTGCTCTACGCCCTTTCCTTTGCCTTTTGCAGAGGAAACTTTCTGGGACAAGCGTGTTGTGCAAATGATAACCGAACAACGGACTCGAAATGCCTATTTCTCCCCTTTGATTTTCGATACCACGCCGGCTGTACAAAAAGAGAGTAAGACTCTAGGAACACCGGAGCAGTATGAGTCGGGCAagggaaaacaaaaagaaagggcCATTCAGGTTGGGCCAGAGAATATGACACCGAACTCCTCTCTGTACTTTCTATACGCAGTGGACCTAGCTCATCTCTCGCGGGAGGCTATTAACACTCTGTATGCTCCTAAAGCAAGGCGACAATCATGGCACGATATCGAAATTGCGGTTTGCACGCTAAACAACCATGCAGACAACTGGTTTTCTCGTCTTCCGATCCAatttgatttcacaaagcTAGACACAAATCAACAATTTCCACGGCAGCGTACTAGTCTTGCTTTCCGATTCTACGCCACAAAACTGATAATATTGCAGCCCTGTATCCGCTGTTCCTTTCAACCGTCTGAGGCAAGCTCACCGGGAACGGTGTGTGACCAGATGGCAAGCTTGTGCGTTCAGATGGCAGGTCAGATGCTCGACCTGTTACCCGAGGAGCCGGACTTTACTTGGCTGTATGGTGTCGCTCCGTGGTGGTGTATCCTGCACAACATCATACAGTCGACTACCATTCTCCTCACCGAGCTGCTCACTCGCACTCATACAGGTACGGCCAAGGCTGTTGATATCAGTAAGAAAATCAACAAAGCAACTCGCTGGTTGAAAGATATATCGACCAAAGACCTTTCTTCGCAGCGAGCCTGGCTTGTCTGCATGGACCTTCTTTCACGACATGGTTCGAAATTTGGGATTTGTGAGAACACCGAACTCTAG